The sequence ggtgtcattttattataatgtattatattttctcatacaagtaaacacaatgtttttaagtattgtttgcgttttaattaattgctttAGCCTATCAgttaatattcttattattgttaaatttattgacttattttaccttaatttGTATGGAATAATGGGAtccttaattatttacattttcctTGTACTTGCGTTAATATGCAAATTGGACCAATATcctttaaatagaaataaatgcCATAACATATAAACACGTTGTATAATAAAGCGATTAAATTTTAgcctttaattgttttattttcaacacaCAAATGTACAGAGTTTACGATATTCGTAAGCtacatacttataaaaaaaaatgattaaaaactgagaaatggaaaactaaaaccaattttttaagtttggtTCCTGTGCTAATGAACCTTTAATGATATTCGCCGGTACTATCTATCaggtgccaacttaaatctttaattttcgcctgtgcacttgaagtCTCTCCTGAGTTGATTGATTTTAGTTAGTagagtctactccaaagggaaaaAATCAAAGTTGTGTGTAAACACCACTGATACCAGCCTTGCGCAGCGCagcctaataataataataataatttatttattgcaagaatgtggtacaaaatgttaaggtgatacaatcgtaaatcgttcgcatattctgccacacactgGCTGATacgagcgcgaccgccgctgcgaaaaccgctgtgcgagttcgaaaagtgagttacagaatcgcagggctgtagcTACTGgttcatattaaaaaagaaaaattaagttaaatagtCTTCTTATCGAGAAATCTATATAACATACTACGCTGCGACCTAACACAGATGAACCCGCGTTGAACGGCTTATATAAACcgttttcttaattaaaaagaaaaaacacacGAATAgggaataataatttattgtcacTAATCAATAATCCTTAACAGCCTCCATGAAGTTGTCCAAGTAGATTCCTTGAGGGTCGTATTTCTTCAAGAAGCCATCGTAATCCTCTGGTATTTTCGAGAGGAGACCGCGGAGGTATGTATGGGCCAAATGCTTCTGGGCGTCGTTACAACGGCCGCAAGCGTGAGGGAAAGCTTGAGGAATTATcactaaaatcaaattaataaaatatatatatttagagacattttttatacatacactGCCCCCGCggacttcgtttctccttaatgtgattttacttagcctgcCTACTTTTTTTAGTACctacatggaacattttgctgcTACCCCGGAAACTGTTCGGTTTTTACtgaatgaaacattttttggttgttctgtgaatttttctctgtataaacctcagagttcaagtcataagtttttaattagtgAATGAGGggtgaaaaaaatgtatttttacaaataaaaaccaaacaatttttaaaaacaaattaaaatattgtttttgggatggacaccccttatcacttagtgggttgaaaaatagatagtagccgattctcaaacttgcaaaatgcataaaaaaaactcataagaattggtcgagccgtttcgaatgttcgttcccatgaacattgtgacatcagaattttatatatcagatgtaacaggaggccatcgggcaggaggctcatctaatgttaagtaatactgCCGTCCATAGACACTTACAGGGGCCTTGCAAGTGCGTTAAATTTGTGGATTCCATGACAAGGGATTCATTCCATTGCAAACCACGTAAGTTAAATTTCGTTTCTTTGGATCTCGTCGTTGTTCTTTGCTAGGGAATCGATTCGACGAAATTCTTATTGCAATAAATCGTGCCGTGGTTCGTGGTACCTAATGtggatatttaatttaaatttttctatttattaattaattaatattattattacaaggttaagaaaattgtaaatactaagaataaagaatatttttatctaaattataCACTTCACAGAACACAATTCACGCTTCAAAACAATTTACTAACGATTTTAATTTCGACTTATGCCATCGAAAAATAAAGACGGAAAACAGATTTACTTACATTTGTAACTCTGAGCTACAGGATCACAAGGGCCTTTATCCAAGAAGCAGTCAGTCATGGCTTTTAGCTTCGCTGGATCGTTTATCACCGCCTCCATATCAAGATTATCATCAGCAGTCGAAAAGAAATCAATCGTATCGGCTGATGCAGCAGCGCCCACAACCGCCAATAGCAAAATGATTTTCATCTTGAATGGGTtaacctattaaaaaaattcagtatTTGAAGATATGACGATGTCATAGCTTTCATTATTTCCATATTCCTTACCCATTTCATCATAATACCTTTCCATGGGCTATGCGAATGgaagtattaaatttaatgaatcgaaataattaaattataacttaaactCAAATAGGAATCTAGACTTATGTCttaaatctataatatgttttaattgttgcTTTTTAGGTATATGTTACATGATCATTTGACAATCTCATAGACAAGTtgcttcaccgttcgagcgaattttaaatacgcacatagaatgaaagtcTATTAGTGCACATCAGGGATTCGAACctacctcagagatgagagacCACCagtccaacactgctcaaaataGTAAGAACCCGAATAATATTGtgtatgttaataattaaaacacttaCCACGGTAACTATTGaaacacaattattattttagaaaatacatgcttttatatatatttcactaCTACGTTAATTACAGTATTTAAGCTAAATCGGCGAATTCCATTGAAACACCTAAACGTGATTATGGAGAATATTAAGTGCTAACACTGCAAATCTAATGAAACAATTgtcatgtttattttaataaaaacatcttcatgtaaaatttattcaaactaATTTCTAACTTAGATCATACAACTATAGGTGAGGTCATTccgaataatattttttcagagAAGGATAGATTCTAGGACCTGCATGTTACATTCTATTTGCGTCACCCCAAGCCTAAAGCaatggttttttatataatttaattctcattttgttagttattaaatgtttacaaaaattcTGTAAacattaagatatttatttaaatggtcCTATAtcatttagattttaattaacgttattttatttttattacttaatgttATTTTGCCGTTTATGgactaaaataaacacacaTTAACAGCAAGTAatgaaaaaaggtattttttttttttttttttttaaatatatttattcacaaaaaagttACACCTTAAATCAAACCATGCCCCGCAAAACTGCTTACGCAGTTTGACTGCAGGTAACTCgccttaaataaacataacttcTAAATCACTAAATTACTAACACTGCTACTacaactaatactaatacacttaatttacttatagGTTACagcatatttaacaaatggttttttaataaacctctAAATTTATCCAATGAAGTCTCACGTCTTATGTCCTCGGGTAAACTATTGAGCAAGTATGGAATCCGCTTCTTCAACGTTCTATCTCCATAATAATTTTGCACCATGGGTATTTCAAATTTACCTTTGGACATTGACCTTGTGTCAGTTATATGATGCACCAAACTAGTAAAACGATCCTGCTTACCATGGTTATTTACAAGTACAAGGAATCTATGTTTCAGGCTAGCcggtaaaattttacatattttgaatagtttataataatctcCTTTACATTGATTCCttgtctttttatttactagtaattttaaaaatcttatttgtaATGATTCTATTTTATcaatgtatgttttaaatgttaaccCATAGCAGTCAAGAGCGTAACCTATTATGGAATCCACTAGtgcaaaatataaacattttagtaTGGGCAATGAGACTTTAGTACGTAAATGGTAAaacttttctaataaaattcttaGTTTTCTACACAAAAATTCTATATGGGAATCCCAAGAAAAAGACGTATCTATTTTTACTCCTAGATAATTTACACAATTAACTTTTTCGATAGGTTTACACGTACAGTTAATTTTGTTGTTATGAAAGCAATCAAAGCCGTGCGCAAAAAGAGGAGGTGGATTATCAATAGAACTTAAATACGGGGAGTGAATAATTATCATCTTTGTTTTGTCAGCGTTTGATATGATGCCGTTATCATGTGACCATTTAACTACCGCATCCACATCCTCTTGAACCCGGCGACACATCTCCGAGAGGTCGGTACTAGCGCTGAGAGTACAAAGGTCATCAGCAAACATGTGGGCCGAGCAGTGACGTAATACTTCACAGAGGCTATTTACATACATCAGGTAGCACACTGGCCCACACCCAGAACCCTGGGGGACGCCGCAGTTTACTTGTTTCTCCTCACTGAATGCGTCGCCGACTTTCACACGGTAAGAGCGCGCCGTGAGACAGTCGCTGAACCAAGGGTTCAACGGCTGCCCCAGGCCGCACTCCTCCATTCCATTTAAGAGGGTCTCAGTATTTAAGGTATCAAAAGCCTtcttaaaatcataaaaaatagctacaataatttttttattttccaaatGTGCATTAATTTCGTCtgtaaaatttgataataaggTGTTGgtgcttttatttttctggAAGCCATGTTGACATTCCgttaagatattatttttttgtaaaaaagttCCAATTTGATTGACAACACATTTTTCCATAATTTTGTCAATACTTGATAGTATAGCTATTGGTCTATAGTTCGAAAAAACTTTACGATCGCCTCTCTTATAGACCGGACGAACGATTGcttcctttaatttttgtgGAAATTTGTGATATTTTACAGATAGATTTATCAGATTAGATAATACAGGGCTAATCTTgtcaacaattatttttaagtcagACATGCGTATAAGATCACTGCCCggtgatttatttttgttcattttatcaattattagttttatatccTTGCCATCGACCGGTTGCCATCTCATACACACATTCGATAATTTAACATAAGTCTTCCTTTCCAGccatttttcatcacaggagtgttatttatatttatatggacCACCGCGGTTTAAAGCCTCTTCCAAGgtattcaatattttctattttattctcaatatttaattcaaatttgtcGTAAattatgtacgatacaaataatataagaattgaccaaatcatatgactaataatgtaagaTTCCTTTAtagccattgtgtgtggcagaatatgcgaacttacgattgtaccaccttacacatttttgttacatatttttgcaaggaataaattattattattataagtgcACAGCAGTGCAGTATTaaaagtcgcacgctggagccactaggccatcacTGCTCTTTAAAAATACTTCTCTTGGGAACAGGATTTGTGAATTTCCATGGACAGTTGTTTCTACTCTTAGTTgttctcctgcccgtttgcctctgacaaatacaaattaaacgcTAAAACACTGGAAGGACAAAGTTTCTATAACACTTTATTGAACATTGATAAAAccatgaaattataataaatatactatttcatggtgaaaaatacataaaattgattttcGAGATATCGAGTATAAAATGGAATTCTGAGTAAATTTATCACTTGTCGACTTCTATCTTCGTGACTTGGTAagaatactttaaattatattcctCTTTCCCTACCGTTACACatcactataataaaaatattttagtttttaaatatttttttacaacacaaaaatatacagtattcacaattttcttacacaataataataataattattaaaaataaatatatgaacatttaaacaaatttaaaaagttaaaacatgtgaattaaaaatgtatgtttatttgttatatataaccTACAAGCTCAGATATTAAAATAGGCGTGATTCTTCTTTGCCGGAACTACTCTGGCAACGTGCTCTCCGCAAAGCACTATCTTCCTcggacattcataagtcgagcgggcctgATGGCATCCCCCAATTGTGCTGTGCCCCTAAGTTCGCTCCGGTCTCAACGCGCtttttccggtacctgtactcg is a genomic window of Pieris napi chromosome 2, ilPieNapi1.2, whole genome shotgun sequence containing:
- the LOC125060584 gene encoding allergen Tha p 1-like, encoding MKIILLLAVVGAAASADTIDFFSTADDNLDMEAVINDPAKLKAMTDCFLDKGPCDPVAQSYKLIIPQAFPHACGRCNDAQKHLAHTYLRGLLSKIPEDYDGFLKKYDPQGIYLDNFMEAVKDY